The window AGTGGACCGCGATCCACTCCAGCAGGGCGCGGCGGCGGGCGGTGCGTTCGGCGCCGTACGGCACCGGGGCTGCCGGCTTGACCGGCTGGTCCAGTACGTGGGTCATGGTCAGTCACCTGCCTGGAGGAGGCCGCCCCGGCGCCGCATCAGCAGCGTGGTGAACGCCATCGACAGGGCGAAGAGCACCAGTGCCACCACGCAGGCGGACCCGTAGTCGAAGCGCTGGAAGCCGAGGTTGTAGACGAGCTGGGGGAGGGTGAGCGTGGACTTGTCCGGGTAGCCGGGCTCGAACTGGGTGCCGGCGCCCTGGATCACGCCCGAGGCGACCTTCCCGGCGACCAGCGGCTGCGTGTAGTACTGCATCGTCTGGATCACGCCGGTGACCACCGCGAACATCACGATGGGGGAGATGTTCGGGAGCGTGACGTACCGGAAGCGCTGCCAGGCCGAGGCGCCGTCCAGCTCCGCGGCCTCGTACTGCTCCTTCGGCACGTCGAGCAGCGCGGCCATGAAGATGACCATCAGGTCGCCCACGCCCCACAGCGCCAGCAGGGTCAGCGCCGGCTTGGACCAGGTGGGGTCGTTGAACCAGCCCGGTGCCGGCACGCCCAGCTTCTCCAGGACCGAGTCGACGGGTCCGGTGCCGGGGTTGAGCAGGAAGGCGAAGGCCATGGTGGCCGCGACCGGAGGGGCCAGGTAGGGCAGGTAGAACAGGGTGCGGAAGACGCCCGTGCCTGACCTGATCTTCGTGATGAGCAGGCCGATGCCGAGCCCGAACACCACGCGCAGGCTCACCATGATCACGACCAGCCACAGGGTGTTGCGCAGGGCGGGCCAGAAGAGCGGGTAGTGCCGGAAGACGTAGGCCCAGTTCTTGCCCCCGCTCCAGGTCGGCGGCCGGAAGCCGTCGTAGTGCATGAAGGAGAAGTAGACCGTGGAGATCAGCGGGTAGGCGAAGAAGACCCCGAAGCCGATCAGCCAGGGCGACATGAAGGCGAGTGTCCGCAGCGCCGAGCGCCGGCGCCTCGATCGCGCAGTGAGCGTGGTCATGGGCTACTTCGCCTGCGCGATGTCCGTGTCGATCTGCGCGGCCGTCTCCTTCAGACCGGCCTTCAGATCGGTGGCCCTGCCGCTCTCGTAGTCGTAGCCGAACTGCTGGATCGTCACCAGGTAGACACCGCCGTTGATGGAGGCGGGCGTCGTGGTGGAGTGCGGGTTCGCGGCGATGTCCAGGAACGTCTTGAACCGCGGGTCGTACTTCAGCTTCGGCGACTTCAGCGCCGCCAGGGTGGAGGGCACGTTGTGGATGCCGTTGGCGAAGCCGACCACCGCGTCGGTGTCGGTGGTCATGTACTTCACCAGTTCCCAGGCCGCGTTCTGCTTGTGGCTGTTGGCGGCGATGCCGGCGATGGTGCCGGTGATGTAGCCCTTGCCGTACTGCGCCGCCTGGTCGTCGGGCACGGGCAGCGGGGCCACACCGATCTCGAACTTCGGCTTGGCCTCCTCGGCCATGCCGAGCCGCCACTCGCCGTCGAGCTGCATGGCCACCTGGCCGGTGTGGAAGGGGTGCTTGGGTCCCCACTCGTCGCCGAGGGTGGCCCGGAACTTCTCCAGCTTCTGGAAGCCGCCGAGTTCGTCCACGAGCTTCTTCTGGAGCGTGAAGCCCTTCCGGAACGCCGGGTCCTTCGCCAGGGCCGACTTGCCGTCCTTGCCGAAGTACGTCGGCGAGAACTGCCCGAAGTAGTGCTCGGTCGTCGACTCCCAGCCGTGGTAGTTCGGCATGAAGCCGAGCTGCTGGTAGGAGTCGCCCTGGGCGATGGTCAGCTTCTTGGCGTCGGCCGCGAACTCCGACCAGGTCTTCGGCGGGTTCGCGATGCCCGCCTTCCGGAACGCGGTCTTGTTGTAGTAGAGCCCGTAGGCGTCGCCGAGCAGCGGGACCGTGCAGCGGTTGCCGTCGAACTGGGTGTACTCGTTCATCGGCTTCGGGAACGTCGTCCGTGGATCGATCTTCGACTTCTCGAAGAAGGGGTTCAGATCGACCAGCGCGCCCGAGGAGCAGAACTTGCCCACGTTGTTCGTGGTGAAGGAGGAGATCACGTCCGGCGCCCGGTCGCCGCCGGAGCGCAGCGCCTGGTTGATCTTGTCGTCGGTCATGTTGCCGACGACGTTCACATGGATGTTGGGGTGTGCCCGCTCGAAGCCGGCGACCAGGGACTTGACCGCCTTCACCTCGTTCGGGGCGCTCCAGGCGTGCCAGAAGTTGATCGTCGTGTCCTTGGAGGCGTCGTCCGTGGCGCCCGAGCCGGACTGGCCGGTACAGGCGGTGGTCAGCAGAGCCAGCGACGCGGTCAGGGCAAAAGCCGTCTTTCGGGCAAGGGAGGGTATGGCTTCGGGCATGGCGAGGTCTCCCGGGGCGGTGTGGGTGAGCGGGGGAAGGTGCTACCGAGGTGCTACCGAGGTGCTGCGGAGGTGCTGCCGGGCGTTGCGGGGTTCAGCGCGAGGTGTCGAAGACCTCGTCGCGGGTGGTGGCGAGCGCCGATTCCAGTGCGCCGCGCAGGACGGGGTGCTCGTGGACGTCGCCGACGACCAGCCGGGGGCGGGCCGCCGCCAGTTCCTCCAGCTCGGCCTGGACGAGGGCGCGCAGCACCTCGCCGCCGGCCGTCAGGGCGGAGCCGCTGAGTACGACGAGTTCGGGGTCGAGGACGGAGACGAGCGAGGCGAGACCGGTGGCCAGCCGGGTCGCGTAGGTCTGGAGCAACTCCCGGTGGGGGCCGCCCGCGTGATCGGCGGCGCGGGCCACGAGTGCGGCGGCCACGTCGGTGTACTGCCCCGACGGGATGTCGGTGATGCCGAGTTCACGGGCCAGCCTCGGTACCGCCTGGGAGCCGGCCAGCTCCTGGTAGCCACCGCTGTTGGCCTTGGTCACCTGGCGTACGAGGGGGGTGCCCGGCACCGGCAGGAAGCCGACCTCGCCGGCGCCGCCGGTCCAGCCGCGGTGCAGCCGGCCGCCGAGGACCAGGGCGGCGCCGAGGCCCTCCTGGTTCCACAGCAGGACGAAGTCCGCGTGGCCGCGGGCCGCGCCGAGCCGCTGTTCGGCGATGGCCGCGAGGTTGACGTCGTTCTCGTACTCGACCGGCATCGGGAGCGCCGCCGCGAGTTCGTCGAGCAGCGTGGGGGAGTGCCAGCCGGGCAGGTGGGAGGCGTAGCGCAGGCGCCCGGTGTTGGGGTCGAAGGCGCCGGGGGTGCCGATGACCAGCCGGTGCACGTCGGACCGGGCGAGGCCGGCGGCCTTCACGGCGCCGTCGAGGGCTTCGGTGACCTGATGGACGACCGGCTGGGCGGGCCGTCTGCCCGGGGTGGGCAGCTCGTGCTCGCCGACCGTGCGGCCGGTGACGTCGGCGACCGCAGCCCGGATGCGGTGCGGGGTGACGTCGAGTCCGGCGGCGTACGCGGCACCGGGATCGACCGCGTACAGCTGGGCGTTGGGGCCCGGCCGGCCCTCGCTGGTGCCGGTGACCCGGACCAGCCCGGCCGCTTCGAGGCGGGCCAGCAGCTGGGAGGCGGTCGGCTTGGACAGGCCGGTGAGCTTGCCGATCCGGGTGCGCGACAGCGGCCCGTGCTCCAGCAGGAGGTCCAGGGCGGCGCGGTCGTTCATGGCGCGCAGGACGCGCGGGGTGCCCGGCGTGCCGGCGGTTCCTGCCATGGGGTCGACACCTGCCTTTCCAGCCGCCCAGCTTCTCAGTGACCTGCGCAGGACGTCCAGTCTTGATCACCGGCCGCCTGGAGATCACTGTTAGGAAACTTTCCTATTGGGGTGGGAGGAACGTAAGCCCAGGACGAAGGGGGCGTCAATAGACAGCGCCCCCGAGGCAACAGAGTCGTTACCTCGGGGGCGTGGCCGTGCGGGCCCGTGCGGGGCCCGGGTCTACTCGGCGGTCGTGGTGGCTACTTGACCGTCACGTGGTCGCCGGCGGACGTCTTCGCGGCCGTGGTGGCCGTACCGGCGAAGACGAAGCGGTAGGTGCCGCTCCGGGTCGCCTTCACCGTGGTGGACAGGGCGCCCTTGGTACCGGAGGTGATGCCCTTGACGTTCGCGTAGGAGCCGCCGTCCGCCTTGAACTGCAGGACGACCTTCACCCCCTGGTAGCCGCGGTACGTGCCGTACTCCCAGTCGGCCCGCGTCAGGCTGCCCTTGACGGTGAGCGTCCGGCCCTTGACCGCGGGCTCGGGGGTGGCGTTCACGGTCAGCCGGGCGGCGCGCTGCACCTTCACCGAGGCGAGGTTGCCCCACATGGTGACGTCGCTCTCGCTGTGCAGGTAGTCGTCCGAGAAGACGCTGTCGCTGTGGCCGTAGACGCCCGCGGCCTTCCACGTGGTGGCGTCGGCGACGTCGAACAGGGCCTCCTGCGGGTCGACGACGATCTTCTCGGTGCAGTTCTCGGTGACCGTCGTGTCCGTGGTGACGGCCGTGGTGCAGACGGGCGGGGCGTCGGGGCCCACCTCGTTGTCGACCGACCGCAGCGTGCCGCGGTACAGCATCACCGCCTGGATGTTCTTCTCCTGGTCGATGACCAGGTCCTTGGGGCGGGTCAGGGTGTACGAGACCGGCACGGTCACCGTGTTGGTGGTGCCGACGACCACCGCCTTGCCCTTGTTCACGGTCACGCCCGCGAACGTCAGGTCCGGCGCGTCGGCCGCGGAGGCGGCGGGCGCGGCCAGGCCGGCCAGTGCCAGGGTGCCGGACAGGGCGGCGCCTATGGCGAGCTTGCGCATGTTTCCCCACATTCGAGACGGGCCCCCGGGCGGCGTCGCGCTCCAGAGCAAGGGCCCGATGTGGAGGTGACCCTAAGCGATCACGAAATGCGGAGGCGACGCGGGGTTCCTGTGAAGGCGATCTTTCGTCGGGGACGCGTCACGACTGCGTCATGGGACCGGTTTCCGGACGCCCCGGCACAACGACGGGGCACCCCGTGCCCCGGAATGCCCCGCGTGTTCGCTCGAACGAGCCCGCTGAACCGTGCCCCTACTTCGCCGGTGGTGACGGGCGCTGCGCGGCGATCGGGGAGGCCGCCGCCGACTGGGGGGAGTCCGCGTTGGAGTACACCGACGGGGCCGCCATCGCCGCCGCCGGGTCCGGGGTGTCCTCCAGGTCCTCGGCGGCCGTCGCCCCGCCCACGATCCGGATGCTCGCCGCGTCGAACGCCCGCTTGATGCGCCAGCGCAGCTCCCGCTCCACCGTCACCGACTTGCCCGGCATCGTCCGCGCCGAGACGCGGACCACCATGGAGTCGATCAGCACGGAGTCCAGGCCGAGCACCTCGATCCGGCCCCACAGCAGCTCGTTCCAGGGCTCTTCCTTGCTCATCTTCTCGGCGACCTCGTCCAGCGTGCTCTTGACCTTGTCCAGGTCCTCGCTCGCCTTCACGGTCACGTCGACGCCGGCGGTCGCCCAGCCCTGGGAGAGGTTGCCGATCCGCTTGACCTCGCCGTTGCGGACGTACCAGATCTCGCCTTCGGCGCCCCGCAGCTTGGTCACCCGCAGCCCGACCTCGATCACCTCGCCGGAGGCCACCCCCGCGTCGATCACGTCACCGACGCCGTACTGGTCCTCCAGGATCATGAAGACCCCGGAGAGGAAGTCCGTGACCAGGTTGCGGGCGCCGAAACCGATCGCCACACCGGCGACACCGGCGGAGGCCAGCAGCGGCGCCAGGTTGATCTTGAAGGTGCCCAGCACCATCAGCGCGGCCGTGCCGAGGATCAGGAAACTCGCCACCGAGCGCAGCACCGACCCGATCGCGGCCGACCGCTGCCGGCGCCGCTCGGCGTTGACCAGCAGCCCGCCCAGCGCGCCGCCGTCCACCTGCGCGGAACGGCCCATCCGGTCGATCAGCTTGCTGATCGCCCGCCGCACCACCGCTCTGAGCGCGACCGCCACGGCCACGATCAGCAGGATCTGCAGCCCCATGGCGAGCCACGTCGACCAGTTCTGCTCGACCCAGCTCGCCGCGTTCGTCGCGCTCTCCTGGGCGTCCTGGAGCGTCGGCACGGCCGGAGGCGTCGAACCGGAGGGGGACGGGGACGGCGATGCACCGGCGGCCGACACGGCGGCGGGCAAGGACGACACGGCAGGTACCTCCAAGGTGCTGCGCTGTCCGTACCGGCAAGGCGGTCAAGGTCTGCAAGGTCACGAAAAGATCACCGGTCGGACAGGACCACCACACTAACGGGGGATTGTGTGTGCCCCGGGCCGATCCGTCGAGGAGCGGCACAGGAGAGACAGGGCTCACCCTGGCTTGAACAGGTCATGATCCTGGGGATGAATGCGGTGTGGTCGAAAACACTCCCAGCCCGTTACCGGGACATGGTGGCGCTTCCACCAGGCATGAGGGGAGACTGACTGCAGATCGTCCCGGCGCGAGCCACGCGCCGCCGACGCCCAAGGAGGCACCCGTGCCGCATGTCCTGGTCCTCAACGCGTCGTACGAGCCGCTCGGCGTCGTACCGCTCCGCCGCGCGCTCGTCCTCGTCCTGGAGAACAAGGCCGTCTCCCTCGAGGAATCCGGCGCCTATCTGCACAGCGCAACCGTCACAGTCCCCGCACCCAGCGTGGTCCGGCTCAAGCGATTCGTGCGGGTCCCCTACCGCGGGCCCGTTCCTCTCACCCGGCGGGCGCTCTTCGCGCGTGACGGGGGCCGGTGCATGTACTGCGGTGGCGTCGCAACCAGCGTCGACCACGTCATCCCGCGCAGCCGCGGGGGCAAGCACGTCTGGGACAACGTGGTGGCGTCCTGCCGCCGCTGCAACCACGTGAAGGCCGACCGTCACCTCGTGGAGATCGGCTGGCGGCTGCGGCACAAACCGGCGCCGCCCACCGGTCTGGCCTGGCGCATCATCGGCACAGGTCACAGGGATCCGCGCTGGCTGCCCTACTTGCAGCCGTACGGCGCGGACGACGCTCTGGCCCGGATCGACGGCATCTCCGCCTAGTCGCTCCGGGCCCGTTGTATGTGGGCGGGCAGTCCCTCCTCGCGGCCGGCTGCCCCGCCCACCGTCTCAGGTGCGCTGCCCCTCGGGGCGCGCACCCCGGACCGTGTACCAGGCGGTGCCCAGCGCGAACGCGGCCAGGGCCGTCGCCCATGCGCCCTGCTCCGCCCCCGGTTGCATCGGCCACGCCCATACCGCCGCCCCCCAGCCCCGGACGCCGTGGAAGCCCAGGTACAGGGCGGAGACGTAGGCGAAGGCCGGCAGCCAGCTCAGCCGGGCGCCGAGCAGGACGGCGGCGGCCGCCGTGACGCCCGTGCAGCCCAGCGTGTTGCGGATCACCGCGCCCGGCCCGACGGTCTCCGAGTGCCCCAGGACGGCCAGGGGCAGCAGCGCCGCCGCGATCGCGGTCAGCGCCGCGAGCTGGGCCAGGCGCCGCGGCCACCACGGTCGTACGGCCGTGCCGTCCAGCTCCGCCGAGGCCGAGTACAGACTCGCCCCGATCACCGCCGACGCCAGCAGTGGGGCCGACGTCACGATCGCCACCCGGTGGTAGGGGTCCGGGGAGCCGTCCAGCCGCCCGGCGGCCCACACCGCGAAGGCGGTCGTCGCGGCGAGGGCGGCCAGCGCGAGGAGTAGCGAACGTGAGCGGGCGTACAGGAGGGGACCGTGCAGCGGGGGAGCGTTCACAGGGCCGGCACCCCCGCGGCGTCGCAGCGGCCCGCCGTCGCGAAGTACGCCGACAGCCATGCCCTGCGCTCCTTCCCGCTCATCGCCGCGAGGCGCGCCCGCGCGGCCTCCGTCCTGCGCTGTTCGGCACGCTGGGCCTTGGTGCCGTGCCGGTACAGGTCGTCGAAGTGGGACTCGGCGGGGCTGGGCGCCAGGTAGTGCTCGACCAGCTCGTCCAGTTCCAGCACCCGCGGGTCGTCGCACTCCTCGTGCCCCTCCAGCGCGGCGGCCGCCTCCCAGGCGTACTGCCGCGGATCGGTCAGCCGTCCCCGTACGACCGACCACCCGATGGGCGTCACCATCGGCAGGTGCGCCCGGTCGTCGCGCCCGCCAGGCAGGTCGTCCCAGCGCTCCGGCAGGTTCTCCACGCCCGCCAGCTTGTCCGTGATTCCCGACAGCGCCTCCTTGACCTGCGGCAACAGCCCCGCGTACCGGGCGTTGACGCAGATCGCCGGCGTGGTCGAGGTGTCACAGACCTGGCGGCGCGAGAGCGGATCGGAGTGCCACAGGCCCTCGCCGGTCTGCACCAGCAGGGTGCCCGCGGCCACGGCGGCGGCCAGCGGCAGCAGGGCCGTCGCCCGGCGCCGGGCGGCGTACGCCAGCACGGCGGCGAGGGCCAGCCCGCCCGTCCAGACGGCCATCGCCC of the Streptomyces sp. 1222.5 genome contains:
- a CDS encoding carbohydrate ABC transporter permease, translating into MTTLTARSRRRRSALRTLAFMSPWLIGFGVFFAYPLISTVYFSFMHYDGFRPPTWSGGKNWAYVFRHYPLFWPALRNTLWLVVIMVSLRVVFGLGIGLLITKIRSGTGVFRTLFYLPYLAPPVAATMAFAFLLNPGTGPVDSVLEKLGVPAPGWFNDPTWSKPALTLLALWGVGDLMVIFMAALLDVPKEQYEAAELDGASAWQRFRYVTLPNISPIVMFAVVTGVIQTMQYYTQPLVAGKVASGVIQGAGTQFEPGYPDKSTLTLPQLVYNLGFQRFDYGSACVVALVLFALSMAFTTLLMRRRGGLLQAGD
- a CDS encoding ABC transporter substrate-binding protein, producing MPEAIPSLARKTAFALTASLALLTTACTGQSGSGATDDASKDTTINFWHAWSAPNEVKAVKSLVAGFERAHPNIHVNVVGNMTDDKINQALRSGGDRAPDVISSFTTNNVGKFCSSGALVDLNPFFEKSKIDPRTTFPKPMNEYTQFDGNRCTVPLLGDAYGLYYNKTAFRKAGIANPPKTWSEFAADAKKLTIAQGDSYQQLGFMPNYHGWESTTEHYFGQFSPTYFGKDGKSALAKDPAFRKGFTLQKKLVDELGGFQKLEKFRATLGDEWGPKHPFHTGQVAMQLDGEWRLGMAEEAKPKFEIGVAPLPVPDDQAAQYGKGYITGTIAGIAANSHKQNAAWELVKYMTTDTDAVVGFANGIHNVPSTLAALKSPKLKYDPRFKTFLDIAANPHSTTTPASINGGVYLVTIQQFGYDYESGRATDLKAGLKETAAQIDTDIAQAK
- a CDS encoding ROK family transcriptional regulator → MAGTAGTPGTPRVLRAMNDRAALDLLLEHGPLSRTRIGKLTGLSKPTASQLLARLEAAGLVRVTGTSEGRPGPNAQLYAVDPGAAYAAGLDVTPHRIRAAVADVTGRTVGEHELPTPGRRPAQPVVHQVTEALDGAVKAAGLARSDVHRLVIGTPGAFDPNTGRLRYASHLPGWHSPTLLDELAAALPMPVEYENDVNLAAIAEQRLGAARGHADFVLLWNQEGLGAALVLGGRLHRGWTGGAGEVGFLPVPGTPLVRQVTKANSGGYQELAGSQAVPRLARELGITDIPSGQYTDVAAALVARAADHAGGPHRELLQTYATRLATGLASLVSVLDPELVVLSGSALTAGGEVLRALVQAELEELAAARPRLVVGDVHEHPVLRGALESALATTRDEVFDTSR
- a CDS encoding mechanosensitive ion channel family protein, which translates into the protein MSSLPAAVSAAGASPSPSPSGSTPPAVPTLQDAQESATNAASWVEQNWSTWLAMGLQILLIVAVAVALRAVVRRAISKLIDRMGRSAQVDGGALGGLLVNAERRRQRSAAIGSVLRSVASFLILGTAALMVLGTFKINLAPLLASAGVAGVAIGFGARNLVTDFLSGVFMILEDQYGVGDVIDAGVASGEVIEVGLRVTKLRGAEGEIWYVRNGEVKRIGNLSQGWATAGVDVTVKASEDLDKVKSTLDEVAEKMSKEEPWNELLWGRIEVLGLDSVLIDSMVVRVSARTMPGKSVTVERELRWRIKRAFDAASIRIVGGATAAEDLEDTPDPAAAMAAPSVYSNADSPQSAAASPIAAQRPSPPAK
- a CDS encoding HNH endonuclease; the protein is MPHVLVLNASYEPLGVVPLRRALVLVLENKAVSLEESGAYLHSATVTVPAPSVVRLKRFVRVPYRGPVPLTRRALFARDGGRCMYCGGVATSVDHVIPRSRGGKHVWDNVVASCRRCNHVKADRHLVEIGWRLRHKPAPPTGLAWRIIGTGHRDPRWLPYLQPYGADDALARIDGISA